From a single Okeanomitos corallinicola TIOX110 genomic region:
- a CDS encoding serine/threonine-protein kinase — protein sequence MTIKDMIIWQPGQEINNGRFIIQGEALGIGGFGITYKALEPSTGKLYAIKTLNSTMQRREDFTEQQVKFINEALTIKGFDHRHILKVYEVIQEGQLFGVVMEFIDGVTLFNYVQKNGQLSEQEALLYINQIGQALEYIHKKRQLHRDIKPSNILLRENQQEAVLIDFGLTRSLATKSMTNSLTEGYAPIEQYRRKGNFGSHSDVYALAATLYYLLTADGLKKEGEICPVPATNRKYEDEPLPEPKHYNSRISQRVNDAILQGMEIEPEQRTATVFKFRENLGLVVQPVTPPIPTPQPQQQQNISTPPPPPPQTVRLPQPENSSSFVSKMKEIFIPQGCTGW from the coding sequence TTGACTATTAAGGATATGATCATTTGGCAACCAGGACAAGAAATCAACAACGGTAGATTTATCATTCAAGGTGAGGCTTTAGGTATTGGTGGTTTTGGTATTACCTACAAAGCATTAGAACCCAGCACTGGTAAATTATACGCTATCAAAACCCTCAACTCAACCATGCAACGAAGGGAAGATTTTACAGAACAACAGGTTAAGTTTATTAACGAAGCATTGACAATTAAAGGTTTTGATCATAGACACATTCTCAAAGTTTATGAAGTCATCCAAGAAGGTCAACTTTTTGGGGTGGTGATGGAATTTATTGATGGGGTGACTTTATTTAACTATGTCCAAAAAAACGGACAATTATCAGAACAAGAAGCATTATTATATATAAATCAAATTGGTCAAGCGTTGGAGTATATTCATAAAAAAAGACAGTTACACCGAGATATTAAACCATCAAATATTCTGTTACGAGAAAATCAACAAGAAGCGGTTTTAATAGACTTTGGTTTAACTCGCAGTCTTGCTACTAAAAGCATGACAAACTCCCTCACAGAAGGTTATGCACCTATTGAACAATATAGAAGAAAGGGTAATTTTGGTTCTCACAGTGATGTTTATGCTTTAGCTGCAACTTTATATTATCTCTTAACTGCTGATGGATTGAAAAAAGAGGGAGAAATTTGTCCAGTACCAGCAACAAACCGGAAATATGAAGATGAACCTTTACCAGAACCTAAACATTATAATTCTCGCATTAGTCAGAGGGTGAATGATGCTATTTTGCAGGGAATGGAAATAGAACCGGAACAACGTACTGCAACGGTTTTTAAGTTTCGGGAAAATTTGGGTTTGGTTGTTCAACCTGTAACACCACCTATTCCTACACCTCAACCACAACAACAACAAAATATTTCTACACCTCCACCACCTCCACCTCAAACTGTGCGTTTACCGCAACCTGAAAATTCTTCTTCTTTTGTATCTAAGATGAAGGAAATTTTCATTCCTCAAGGATGTACAGGATGGTAA
- a CDS encoding Uma2 family endonuclease — protein sequence MLLELKRIHVPPGQTVILKNVTWVELETILEELGEHRAARIAYDQGILEIMTPLPEHEDNKEIISDLFKALLEELDIEFRCLGSTTFKNQFIAQGIEPEQCFYIKNEPLIRGKKRIDLTIDPPPDLALEIDITSRTHLNIYQGLKVPEVWRFENGKLNINILENDRYIESQSSLNFPNLPLIEVIPEYLEKSKIIGRNGTIKEFRNWVRQHF from the coding sequence ATGTTATTAGAATTAAAGCGTATTCATGTACCTCCAGGACAAACAGTAATATTAAAAAATGTCACTTGGGTAGAATTAGAAACCATTCTCGAAGAATTAGGAGAACATCGTGCTGCGCGAATTGCTTATGATCAAGGAATCTTAGAAATTATGACTCCATTACCAGAACATGAAGATAATAAAGAAATTATTAGTGATTTATTTAAAGCATTATTAGAGGAATTAGATATTGAATTTAGATGTTTAGGTTCTACCACATTTAAAAATCAATTTATAGCGCAAGGTATCGAACCAGAACAATGTTTTTATATCAAAAATGAACCTTTAATTAGGGGTAAAAAACGAATAGACTTAACTATTGATCCGCCACCAGATTTAGCCTTAGAAATTGATATTACTTCTCGCACTCATTTGAATATATATCAAGGGTTAAAAGTTCCTGAAGTCTGGCGTTTTGAAAATGGTAAGTTGAATATTAATATATTAGAAAATGATCGTTATATCGAATCTCAGTCAAGTTTAAATTTTCCTAATTTACCATTAATAGAAGTTATTCCTGAATATTTAGAAAAAAGTAAAATTATCGGTAGAAATGGGACAATTAAAGAGTTTAGAAATTGGGTAAGACAGCATTTTTAA
- a CDS encoding protein kinase produces the protein MQSTITLTITTGKLSGKQYIFDSRTTCLIGRNDDCYLSIPCEIDRKVSRYHCLLDINPPEIKIKDLGSLNGTYLNNQKIGSREPHHTAEEAKKLNFPEYDLQNQDKITIGDIVFQVNIQIPQPQPANQPPNIKTPDIKTPGFIQPPQPKTKTKLFDVIQNLIKLAIGGNKELKVLRNYQIIQSIRKGGFGEVYLAQNSQTGAKVALKVMLPEVAQDENNVKMFLREIDNLKALNHFHVVKLLDADYAENMFFLVMEYYEAGNVDDLMKQLGGKLPVDMALGIILQVLDGLIYTHNVEIPYVKLADGGYKSGKGLVHRDLKPHNIFLCNINGKLTAKIGDYGLAKSFDLAGLTGQTLTKTIGGTPGFIPRQQVLKYRKSQPAVDVWASAACLYNMLTGYVPRNFTGDTFMDILENDPVPILERNANIPQKLAEVIDLALIEKPQIYFQNATQLKQVLKNI, from the coding sequence ATGCAATCTACTATCACCCTGACAATTACCACAGGTAAACTCTCAGGAAAACAATATATATTCGACAGTCGCACCACTTGTTTAATTGGTAGAAATGATGATTGTTATTTATCCATTCCCTGTGAGATTGACAGAAAAGTTTCCCGTTATCATTGTTTATTAGATATCAATCCCCCAGAAATAAAAATTAAAGATTTAGGCAGTTTAAACGGTACTTATCTTAATAATCAAAAAATTGGTAGTAGAGAACCTCACCACACAGCGGAAGAAGCCAAAAAATTAAACTTTCCTGAATATGATTTACAAAATCAAGATAAAATTACCATAGGTGATATTGTTTTCCAAGTTAATATTCAAATTCCCCAACCACAACCAGCTAATCAACCTCCTAATATTAAAACCCCTGATATTAAAACTCCTGGTTTTATCCAACCACCCCAACCAAAAACTAAAACAAAACTTTTTGATGTCATCCAAAATTTAATCAAATTAGCTATAGGTGGAAACAAGGAATTAAAAGTTTTACGCAATTATCAAATTATTCAATCTATTCGTAAAGGTGGTTTTGGTGAAGTTTATTTAGCGCAAAATTCCCAAACTGGTGCAAAAGTAGCATTAAAAGTCATGTTACCAGAAGTTGCCCAGGATGAAAATAATGTGAAGATGTTTCTCAGGGAAATTGATAATCTCAAAGCTTTAAATCATTTCCATGTTGTGAAATTATTAGATGCTGATTATGCAGAAAATATGTTTTTTCTGGTGATGGAATATTACGAAGCTGGAAATGTTGATGATTTAATGAAACAATTAGGGGGAAAATTACCTGTAGATATGGCGTTAGGAATTATTCTCCAAGTTTTAGATGGTTTAATTTACACCCATAATGTAGAAATTCCCTATGTAAAATTAGCTGATGGTGGTTATAAATCAGGTAAAGGTTTAGTTCACCGGGATTTAAAACCTCATAATATTTTTCTCTGTAATATTAATGGTAAATTAACTGCAAAAATTGGTGATTATGGTTTAGCGAAATCTTTTGATTTAGCTGGTTTAACTGGACAAACTTTAACAAAAACTATCGGAGGTACACCTGGTTTTATTCCCCGTCAACAGGTATTAAAATATAGAAAATCTCAACCCGCTGTTGATGTTTGGGCAAGTGCAGCTTGTTTATATAATATGTTAACGGGATATGTTCCCCGCAATTTTACTGGTGATACGTTTATGGATATTTTAGAAAATGACCCTGTACCCATTTTAGAACGTAATGCTAATATTCCTCAAAAGTTAGCCGAGGTGATAGATTTAGCTTTAATTGAAAAACCACAGATTTATTTTCAAAATGCTACACAGTTAAAGCAAGTATTGAAAAATATTTAA
- a CDS encoding FAD binding domain-containing protein has protein sequence MLPVEFDYAAPDSLEAAVKFLKEKSGAVVLAGSHSLIAEMKQGHLAPSLLVDLHKITELKGINYVDKILKINALTTYGQVVASSEIQTNYPALVEAAKSIGDPQIRNQQAIGDVFAYRDLACDFTAVALVLEATFSTLNADGSHTVAAEQFIDQAFGNNWQTQEIVTSVNLPAYVAGTGSAYQAFKHPATGYTLCGVAALVTVTNGTVSKCRVAVTGATPHAIRLTQVETALEGKTATAENIAAAAKLAGNSVDSILGDRYASEEYRRHLMEVMSKRTLSQAVNSR, from the coding sequence ATGCTTCCCGTTGAATTTGACTATGCTGCTCCAGATAGCCTGGAAGCAGCAGTAAAATTTCTGAAAGAAAAATCCGGTGCTGTAGTTTTAGCTGGTAGTCACAGCCTAATTGCAGAAATGAAGCAAGGTCATCTTGCTCCATCCCTACTGGTAGACCTGCATAAAATTACAGAATTAAAAGGGATCAATTATGTAGATAAAATCCTGAAGATTAACGCCCTGACTACCTATGGTCAAGTTGTGGCATCCTCAGAAATTCAAACAAATTATCCCGCTCTAGTTGAAGCCGCCAAAAGCATTGGTGATCCGCAAATTCGTAACCAGCAAGCTATAGGTGATGTTTTTGCCTACCGTGATCTAGCCTGTGATTTCACCGCAGTTGCCCTGGTACTAGAAGCAACTTTTAGTACCTTAAATGCAGATGGCAGTCATACAGTTGCGGCAGAGCAATTTATTGATCAAGCCTTTGGTAATAATTGGCAAACTCAAGAAATAGTTACATCAGTTAACCTACCTGCTTATGTAGCAGGGACTGGCAGTGCTTACCAAGCCTTTAAACACCCAGCTACCGGTTATACATTGTGTGGTGTAGCTGCCCTGGTGACAGTTACCAACGGCACAGTCAGCAAATGTCGGGTAGCTGTCACTGGTGCTACTCCCCATGCCATACGCTTAACTCAAGTAGAAACAGCTTTGGAAGGGAAAACAGCAACAGCAGAAAACATAGCAGCCGCAGCTAAATTAGCTGGAAACAGTGTAGATAGTATTTTAGGCGATCGCTATGCCTCGGAAGAATATCGCCGTCATTTGATGGAGGTAATGAGCAAACGCACCCTCAGTCAAGCCGTGAATAGCAGGTGA
- a CDS encoding zinc-binding dehydrogenase: protein MKALILERPGTPDTLRLAEMPQPQPGEGEVRVKVKAVGLNPADYQFMATGFPQWNYPFIPGMDVAGTIDALGKNVTNWSIGDRIYYHGNFTQPGGFAEFAITTADTIAPIPEGVSFTTAAALPCASFTAYQVLYHKLHIQPDQTILIHGGAGGVGGFAIQLAARTGLQIISTCSTQNIEWVRHLGATEIIDYTRENVPERVREITQGRGVDAIIDTVSSASATTGLELLAYGGSIACVAELPDLSKMQSFGKAISVHDIALGMVYLLGDKKAQMQLAEIGKAIGKLVADQQINPLLEKIISLTEIPQALEHLAGRHGRGKIVAQIED from the coding sequence ATGAAAGCACTGATTTTAGAAAGACCAGGAACTCCAGACACACTCAGACTAGCAGAAATGCCCCAACCCCAACCAGGAGAGGGAGAAGTCAGAGTCAAAGTCAAAGCAGTGGGCTTAAACCCAGCAGATTATCAATTCATGGCAACTGGCTTTCCTCAGTGGAATTATCCCTTTATTCCCGGCATGGACGTAGCAGGAACAATAGACGCTCTGGGTAAAAATGTTACAAACTGGTCAATAGGCGATCGCATCTATTATCATGGCAACTTTACCCAACCAGGAGGCTTCGCCGAATTTGCCATTACCACCGCCGACACCATCGCTCCCATTCCCGAAGGCGTATCTTTTACAACAGCAGCAGCTTTACCCTGTGCCAGCTTTACCGCCTACCAAGTTCTCTATCACAAACTACACATCCAACCAGATCAAACCATCCTCATCCACGGAGGAGCAGGAGGAGTAGGTGGTTTTGCCATCCAATTAGCAGCAAGAACAGGACTACAAATCATTTCCACCTGTTCCACCCAAAACATAGAATGGGTAAGGCATTTGGGCGCAACAGAAATTATAGATTACACCAGGGAAAATGTCCCTGAGAGAGTCAGAGAAATTACCCAAGGTCGGGGAGTTGATGCCATCATTGATACAGTCAGTTCCGCCAGTGCCACCACCGGACTAGAATTATTAGCTTATGGTGGTAGCATTGCCTGTGTAGCTGAACTACCAGACTTGAGTAAAATGCAATCCTTTGGTAAAGCAATTTCTGTCCATGATATTGCACTAGGAATGGTTTATTTATTAGGGGATAAAAAAGCCCAAATGCAATTAGCAGAAATTGGTAAAGCCATAGGAAAATTAGTTGCTGATCAACAAATAAATCCCCTCCTAGAAAAAATAATTTCCTTAACAGAAATACCTCAAGCATTAGAACATCTTGCTGGTCGTCATGGTCGAGGAAAAATAGTAGCTCAAATAGAAGATTAA
- a CDS encoding DJ-1/PfpI family protein — MKLKGKKIGILIESDFYEHEIWYYNYRFPEEGAELHFLSRLWGQPYLTFKGHEYHAPFECHKSFETIDDAELKTYDAIIVPSAMVSDRLRYTEDVTKPSPAVEFLKRAFAEKNILKGIICHGMWLVSPAPELVKGRPVTCHNNLYSDVVNMGAIYTNEDVVLDGDLVTGRSGGHAHLFAKKIIEILAER; from the coding sequence ATGAAACTAAAAGGAAAAAAAATTGGTATCCTGATTGAGAGCGACTTTTATGAACACGAAATTTGGTATTACAATTATCGCTTTCCCGAAGAAGGAGCAGAACTACATTTCTTGAGTCGGTTGTGGGGACAACCATATTTAACATTTAAAGGTCATGAATATCATGCACCCTTTGAATGTCATAAAAGTTTTGAAACAATAGACGACGCAGAACTCAAAACCTACGACGCTATTATTGTTCCTTCCGCCATGGTATCTGACCGCCTCCGGTACACAGAAGACGTTACCAAACCATCCCCAGCGGTAGAATTTCTCAAACGCGCATTTGCTGAAAAAAATATCCTTAAAGGCATAATTTGTCATGGAATGTGGTTAGTTTCACCCGCACCAGAATTAGTTAAAGGTCGTCCCGTTACCTGTCACAATAACCTTTATAGTGATGTAGTGAACATGGGAGCTATTTACACTAACGAAGATGTAGTATTAGATGGTGATTTAGTCACAGGACGTAGTGGTGGTCATGCCCATTTATTTGCTAAAAAAATTATTGAAATATTAGCAGAACGTTAA
- a CDS encoding VOC family protein: MGLQIFSQVALTCKDPIATEKFYSKYFGFKRARVAKLPDGNQIVFIKMEDCAFYLEIFKATEESPIAPPTNDGYNFPSVRQLAFKVDSVDAKLAEMGDDAKITLGPLNFDDFIPGWRTVWLADPDGNIVEISQGFVDEENPPAL, translated from the coding sequence ATGGGTTTACAAATTTTTTCTCAAGTTGCACTCACCTGTAAAGATCCAATTGCCACCGAAAAATTCTATAGTAAATACTTTGGTTTTAAACGCGCTCGCGTTGCCAAACTACCCGATGGCAACCAGATAGTATTTATCAAAATGGAAGACTGCGCCTTCTATTTAGAAATATTTAAAGCCACAGAAGAATCACCCATAGCACCACCAACCAACGACGGCTATAACTTCCCCAGTGTCAGACAACTAGCATTTAAAGTTGATAGCGTAGATGCAAAATTGGCAGAAATGGGAGATGATGCCAAAATTACCCTTGGACCCCTTAATTTTGATGACTTTATTCCTGGATGGCGAACAGTTTGGTTAGCAGATCCAGACGGTAACATAGTTGAAATTAGCCAAGGATTTGTAGACGAAGAAAATCCTCCTGCATTGTAA
- a CDS encoding TMEM175 family protein, whose product MSNEDKTVTEEKPVAAFHGNERILALSDGVFAIVITLLVLEIKVPEIASDLVAKELPHAVMELVPKMIAHAISFVVLGIYWISHHNTFMHIKRHDRVLLWLNILFLMCVASMPFPTGLLSEYPNQQISVIAYALPLVLAGVSMDVMWWYASTHNLLDEHQNDKNFIAFVHRRNLIAPIAYLFAIGVSFISLTLAKFVFIVVALYYILPNPLDRKRHQLSRRLDR is encoded by the coding sequence ATGTCTAATGAAGACAAAACTGTAACAGAAGAAAAACCAGTCGCCGCTTTTCATGGCAATGAGCGCATCTTAGCTCTGAGTGATGGTGTTTTTGCTATTGTAATTACCTTACTGGTACTAGAAATTAAAGTCCCAGAAATTGCATCGGATTTAGTAGCAAAAGAACTACCTCATGCAGTCATGGAATTAGTGCCGAAAATGATCGCTCATGCCATCAGTTTTGTAGTCTTAGGCATTTATTGGATCAGTCATCATAACACCTTCATGCACATTAAACGTCATGACAGAGTTTTATTGTGGCTTAACATCCTGTTCCTGATGTGCGTTGCTTCCATGCCATTTCCCACCGGGTTACTCAGCGAATATCCAAATCAACAAATTTCAGTCATTGCCTATGCTTTACCCCTAGTATTGGCAGGTGTATCTATGGATGTGATGTGGTGGTATGCCTCCACTCATAATCTATTAGATGAACATCAAAACGATAAGAACTTTATAGCATTTGTACATCGCCGTAATTTAATTGCACCCATAGCTTATTTATTTGCCATAGGTGTATCTTTTATCAGCCTGACATTAGCAAAATTCGTGTTTATTGTGGTGGCATTATATTACATTTTGCCAAATCCTTTAGATCGCAAACGTCATCAATTATCTCGTCGTTTGGATCGGTAG